The DNA window ACGAGCACCATCACCACAAGGACGTCTACGAGCACACCCTGACGGTGCTCGACCAGGCGATCGACCTCGAGAGCCCCGCCGGTTCGGGCGGCCCCTGCGAGGGCCCCGATCTGGTGCTGCGCCTGGCGGCGCTGATGCATGACATCGGCAAGCCCGCGACCCGCCGCTTCGAGGCGGGCGGGGTGGTCACCTTCCGCTTCCACGAGACCGTGGGCGCGAAGATGACCACGAAGCGGATGAAGGCCCTGACCTTCGACAAGGACACGACCAAGAAGGTCGCGCGCCTGGTGGAGCTGCATCTGCGCTTCCACGGGTACGTCGACTCGCCGTGGACCGACTCCGCGGTGCGCCGCTATGTCACCGACGCGGGCGGCCTCCTCGAGCACCTGCACCGCCTTACCCGGGCCGATGTCACCACCCGGAACCGTCGCAAGGCCCGCACCCTGGCCCGCGCCTACGACGAGCTCGAGACCCGCATCGCCGCGCTCGCCGAGCAGGAGGAGATCGGCCGGATCCGTCCCGACCTGGACGGCAACCGGATCATGGAGGTCCTGGACATGCCGCCCGGCCGAGCCGTGGGCGAGGCGTACAAGCACCTCCTCGAGCTGCGGATGGAGCACGGGCCCCTCGGCGAGGAGCGGGCCGTCGAGGAGCTCCGCGCCTGGTGGGCGGCCCGTCAGGACGGCTGACGGCGGGGCGCGCGACGCCCTCGGGAGGGCGCCCGGACCGCCCGGACGGGTGTGAGCGGGACCGCACCGGACGTGCACACCCTGTGTGCTTCGACGCCGGGTCATTCCGTCGGACGCCCTCTCATGCTCATACTGAGTGGCTGGGTGCGCCCGGGGGACCCTCCGGATCGCGCCCGCACCAGCCCGAGCCCCCGAAGGACCAGGAGCAGCAATGAGCGACTCTCGACGCTCGTCCCGCGGCTCGTCGGATCGATCGCGCCGATCGAAGAACCCGACGACCGGTGGCGCCCGCCGCGCCGCCGGCGTGCGTCGCGCCTCGACGCCCACGTCCTCCGCATCCCGGAACGCCCGAGCCGAAGCCTCCCCGAAGGGCACCAGCCGCACCGCCCGTCGCTCCGGCGCCGCCGGTGCCGCCTCCTCGAAGAGCTCCGCCTCCGCGAAGCGCCCCACCAGCCGCACCTCCGTCCGCGCCCGCCACGCCGGCGCCGCCGTGGCCGCTGCGACGTCGGGGCGCGGCAGGAAGGCCGCCGCCACCAACTTCCTGAACTACCCGCGCGCCGGGGCGAAGAACCCCTGGCGCTGGATCCCCTCGCTGCGGCTCATCGTCGGCGCCATGGCGCTCATGGTCCTCGTCGGCCTCGCCGGCGTGGCGTGGCTGTACCACGACACCGAGGTGCCCGAGCCCTCGGACTTCGCCCTGGCCCAGACCTCGCGCGTCTACTACTCCGACGGCGAGACCGAGATGGGATCGTTCAGCGAGGTCAACCGCACCGAGCTCGGGGCCGACGAGATCCCCGACAACATCAAGCACGCCGTGGTGGCCAGCGAGGACAACACCTTCTACGAGAACCGCGGCGTCTCTCCGCGGGGCATCGTCCGCGCCGTGGTTAACAACCTCGCGGGCGGCGCCCGCCAGGGCGGCTCGACGATCACCATGCAGTACGTCGAGCGGTACTACACGGGCACCGAGACCTCCTACGTCGGCAAGGCCAAGGAAGCGATCATGGCCCTGAAGATCGACCAGGAGCTTTCCAAGGACGAGATCATCTCGCGGTACCTCAACACCATCTACTTCGGTCGCGGCGCCTACGGCGTCCAGGAGGCCTCCCAGGCCTACTTCGGCAAGGACGCGAGCGAGCTCACCGATGCGGAGGCCGCTCTGCTGGTCGCCGTGATCCCGAGCCCCTCGACCTACGACCCGGCGAACAACCCGGAGAAGGCCACGAGCCTCTGGGACCGGGTCATCACCCGGCAGGTCGCCGAGGACCAGATGACCGAGGCCGAGGCGGACGCGCTCACCTTCCCGAAGACCGTCGAGCCGCGTTCCGAGAACTCCCTCGGCGGTCCCCAGGGCTACCTGGTGATGCAGATCCGCAACGAGCTGCTGGCGCAGGGCTTCACCGAGGAGGAGATCAACACCGGCGGTCTGAAGATCGTCTCCACGATCGATCCCGCGATCCAGAAGAACACCGTCGACGCGGTCGACAACCTTCCGGAGGACCGTCCGGAGAACAACCGCGTGGGCACCGTGACGCTCGATCCCTCGACCGGGGCGATCCGCGGCATGTACGGCGGCCCGGACTACGTCACCCAGTCCCAGAACGACGCCACCCAGTCGCGGATGCAGGCGGGGTCGATCTTCAAGACCTTCACCCTGATCGCCGCCCTGGAGGAGGGCTACCCGCTGGACTCGCGGTGGGACGGCAACTCCCCGAAGGAGTTCCCCGACGTGCCCGGCGGCTGGGAGGTCAACAACTTCGGCGACTCCAGCTACGGCCGCGTGACGCTCGAGGAGGCCACCGCCCGCTCCATCAACACCGCCTATGCGGAGGCCAACATCGAGATCGGCCCGAAGCACACTCGGGACACCGCGATCAAGCTCGGCCTGCCCGAGAAGACGCCGGGCCTGAGCGCCGAGCCCTCGAACGTGCTCGGCTCCGCTTCGCCGACCGTCACCGAGATGGCGGAGGTCTACGCGACCATCGCCTCCGGCGGCGTGCACCGGGACGCCTACGTCGTCCAGACCGTGACCCGCCCCGACGGCTCCACGCGCTACGAGCACACGTCCAAGGAGACGCGGGCCATGGACGAGGACGTCGCGACCAACGCGACCGTCGCACTGCAGGGTCCTCCGACGATCGGCTCCGCGCGCAGCCTCCAGGGCGTCATGGACGGCCGTCCCGTCGCCGGCAAGACCGGCACCTCGGAGAGCTTCCGCTCGGCGTGGTTCGTGGGCTTCACCCCGCAGCTCGTCACCGCCGTGGGGATGTTCCAGCCCGGCGACGACGGCTCCGAGGAGCGCCTGACGCCCTTCGGCGGCGTGGAGAGCATGACCGGCGGCTCCTACCCGACCGACGTCTGGGGCGACATCATGTCGACCTCGCTCGAGGGCCAGGAGATGATCGACTTCCCCGAGGAGGTCGAGCTCGACAACGAGACCCGCGAGCGCAGCTACGTGCCGCCGCCGCCCCCGCCGCCCACCACCGAGGCGCCCCAGCCCACCCAGGAGCCGGAGCCCACGGAGGAGCCGAGCGAGGAGCCGTCGGAGGAGCCCTCCGAGGAGCCGAGCGAGGAGCCGTCGGAGGAGCCCTCCGAGGAGCCGAGCGAGGAGCCGTCGGAGGAGCCCAGCGAGGAGCCGTCCGAGGAGCCCTCGGACACGCCGACCAAGAAACCCTCCCCGAAGCCGACCACGGACGAGGAGAACGTCCAGCCCACCGAGAAGCCGACCACGGAGGAGCAGGGCGCCGGAGGCGCTGACGCCGGGGTCGGCCAGGGCAAGGGCCGCGGCGGCGGCAACGGCGGCGGCTGAGCCTGATCCCCGGTCCGCCCCTCCGCGCCCGTGCCATGATCGAGGCATGCGATGCGAACAGTGCGGAGGGAAGATCCGCGGCAAGGCGTACACCTCGGTCACCGGGCGGAAGCTCTGCGACCGCTGCGGGATCCGGCTCCAGGGCCGCACCGCCGGCGTGGTCGCCGGGGGCGGCATCGCCGGCGGCCGGGCCACCGGCGGCTGGTACGCCCGCGTCCGTCGGGCGATGGGCCGACCGCCGAAGAGCTGAGGCGTCGGGCCGCTGTGATGCGGCGCGCACCCGTCGGCACCCCCTGGCCCATGTCCCTCGCCGCAGGTAGGCTGGGCCGGTCCGTGAGGAGCATCGCCGATGCTCGGACCGGATGGCATGAACCCTCCTGCCACGGAGAGACCGTGGCCGCAGAGACCACAGGAGGTGGGTACCAGACATGCGCAAGTACGAAATGGTCGTGATCCTCGACCCGTCCGTCGATGAGCGGACCGTCACCGGAACCTTCGAGAAGCTCGTCCAGGTCATCCCGACCGAGGGCGGCACCATCGACAACGTCGACGTCTGGGGCAAGCGCAAGTTCGCCTACGAGATCGACAAGCAGTCCGAGGGCATCTACATCGTCCTGACCTTCACCGCGAAGTCCTCGACCGCGCAGGAGCTGGATCGTCAGCTCGGGCTCAACGAGTCCGTCCTGCGCACGAAGATCATGCGTCTCGACGCAGCCTGATCCGCTGTCGCTGACCCCCGCACCACCCCACACCACCCCGGAGCAGAGGAGCACCCATGGCGAATGACACCGTCATCACGGTGATCGGCAACCTCACCGCCGACCCCGAGCTGCGTTTCACGCAGTCCGGCGTCGCGGTCGCGTCGTTCACCATCGCGTCGACCCCCCGCACGTTCGACCGTCAGTCGAACGAGTGGAAGGACGGCGAGGCGCTGTTCCTGCGCTGCTCCATCTGGCGAGATGCCGCGGAGAACGTGGCCGAGTCGCTCGAGAAGGGCACCCGCGTCGTCGCGCAGGGCCGTCTCAAGCAGCGCTCGTTCACCGACCGTGAAGGTCAGAACCGCACCAGCATCGAGCTGGACGTCGACGAGATCGGCCCCTCCCTCAAGTACGCCACCGCGAAGCCCAACAAGGTCCAGCGTGGCGGCGGAGGCGGCGGAGGCCGTGGCGGTTTCGGCGGCGGCGCCCCTCAGGGCGGCGGCAACCAGGGCGGTTACGGCAACCCGGGCAACCAGGGTGGCCAGGGCGGGTACAACAACGCTCCGCAGGGTGCCCCTGCAGCCGACCCGTGGGCCGGCGGCGGCAACCAGGGCGGGTACGACGACCCTCCCTTCTGATCGCTCCGGCGATCGACGCAAGACACTGATCCACTCCATCCCGGGTGCATGCCCGGGCTCCCCTCAGAAAGAAGGAGCACCACGATGGCCAAGCCTGTTCTTCGCAAGCCGAAGAAGAAGCAGAACCCCCTGAAGGCCGCCGGTCTCGAGACCGTCGACTACAAGGACGCCGCGCTGCTGCGCAAGTTCATCTCCGATCGCGGAAAGATCCGCGCCCGTCGGGTCACCGGCGTCTCCGTCCAGGAGCAGCGCAAGATCGCGAAGGCCGTGAAGAACGCCCGCGAGATCGCCCTGCTGCCGTACTCGACCTCCGGTCGCTGAGCGAGGAAGGGAAGCACATGACCAGCAAGCTCATCCTCACCAACGAGGTCACCGGCCTCGGTGCCGCCGGAGACGTCGTCGACGTCAAGGACGGCTACGCGCGCAACTTCCTCCTGCCCCGTGGTCTCGCGACCCCGTGGACCAAGGGCGGTCAGCGTCAGCTCGACCAGATCCGTGCGGCTCGCGGCAAGCGTGCGATCGCCAGCATCGAGGACGCGCAGTCCCTGAAGGCCTCGCTCGAGTCGAAGCCCGTCGTCATCGCCGAGCGCGCCGGCCAGAACGGCCGTCTCTTCGGTGCGGTCTCCTCCAAGGAGGTCGCCGAGGGCGTCAAGGCAGTGTTCGACAAGGACATCGACCGTCGCACGGTCGAGTTCGTGTCGCCGATCCGCTCGCTCGGCGAGCACAAGGCGACCGTCCGTCTGCACGAGGACATCTTCGCGAACCTCGTCATCCAGGTCGTCGCCGCCAAGGGTGCGGCCGCCAAGGCCTGATCGACGTACTGCTCGATCCTGGAGCGCCCCGCACCATCTTGGTGCGGGGCGCTCCTGCATGTCCTGCCTCAGGTGTCGAGCTCGGCGAGCACCTCGAGAGCGCGGCGGAGGTCGTCGGCCCTCCCGGAGAAGGGGATCCGCAGGGCGTGCGGCCAGCCGGTCCCGGTCGGTGAGAACAGGCTGCCGGGGCTGAGCGCGACGCCCCGCTCCGCCGCCGCGGTCACCAGCTCCCCGGCGGGTCGGCGGGTGGCGTCGGCCCAGATCGAGAGCCCCCCGGCAGGGTCCCGCCAGCGCCAGTGCGACAGGTGCCGCCGCAGCATCCCGGTCGCGATCTCGTGGTTCGCGGCGATGTGGGCCTGCTGAGCGGGCACGGGCGAGTCGCCGACCAGCAGCCGGGCGGCGATCCGCTGCTCGAGCGGCGGGGCGCCGAGGTCCACCCCGATCCGGATCCGGGAGATCGCATCGATCATCTCGGCGGTGCCCCGGATCCAGCCGATCCGCAGCCCCGCCCACAGCGACTTCGAGGTCGAGCCCACCAGCAGCGTCCGGGCGCCGTGCCCCGCGACCGGAGCCGGGGGCAGGTGCTCGGCGCGCCACGCCATCCCCACGAGGGTCTCGTCGATCACCAGCGTGTTCCCGGTGCGCGCGGCGGCCTGCAGCAGGCGTGAACGATGCTCGGCGCCCAGCAGATGGCCGCCGGGGTTGTGGAAGTCGGCGGTGAGCACAGCCGCCTCCAGGCCGCCGGAGCCGACGGCCCGCACCAGCTGGTCCCCGTGCTCGACGTCGACGTCGATCGGGACCACGCGGCGCCGCGCCGCGGTGATGACGCGTGCGGTGTTGGGATAGCCAGGGTTCTCGGTGCCCACCCGTGCGCCGGGCGCGGTGACGGCGCGCAGGGCGAGGTGCAGCCCGCTGACGGCCCCGGTGGTGACGAGCACCTGGGCGGGGTCGGTGGGCAGTCCCCGGCGGTCGTAGTGGGCGCAGATCGCCTCGACCAGCTCGGGGTGGCCGTCCGCCGGGACGCTTCCCCAGGCAGGATCCGCGATCATCTCCGAGACCGCCTCCTCGGTGACGGACTGCAGGTCCGGGTGGGGCGGGAGCACGGTGGCGCGGAGGTCGACGGTGCCGGCGGGCAGGGCCCGGGCCCGCGCGGTGAGGGACTCGACGGGTCGTGCCCGCCCCGACGGCGCCAGCACCGTGCGGCCCGATCCCTGTCGTGAGGACAGCACGCCCCGGTCGCGCGCGTCGTCGAGCGCGCGGACCACGGTGCCGCGGGAGAACCCGAGCTCCTCGGCGAGGAGACGCTCCGAGGGCAGACGGGCCCCTGGCGGCAGCCGACCCTCGATGGTGAGCGCGAGCAGCCGGTCGGCGAGCCATCGGGCGCGCGCCCGAGACGGGGGCGGGCCGAGGAGCGTGCGCAGCGGCGGAGCAGGGGGCGGCGGGACGGGCATGGGGCCAGTGGACCACGATTGGCCCTGTCGAGTCGGTCCATTCCGAGTCAGGATGGGCTCATGCCTGCACCGCTCCAGAACCTCCGCCTGCGCGACCAGCTGACGGTCGACCGGCTCCCGCTGCGCCTGCTGACGCTGTTCCTGGGCCTGACGGGCTTCGGCGCCGGCATCGCCCTGGTGCTGCGCGCCGGGCTCGGAGCCGCACCCTGGGACGTCCTGTCCGTCGCGCTGTCCGAGCGCACCGGGCTCAGCATCGGGACGCTCACCGTGATCACCAGCTTCGTGGTCCTGCTGGCATGGATCCCGCTGCGTCAGCAGCCGGGCATCGGCACCCTCGTCAACGCGCTCTGGGTGGGCGTCGCGATGGACCTCACCCTCGCCGTCGTCCCGCCCGTCGAGGGGCTGCTGCCCGGTCTCGCGATGCTCGCCGGCGGCCTCCTGCTCAACGCGGTCTCCGACGCCGTCTACATCGGCGCCCAGCTGGGCCCCGGCCCGCGCGACGGGCTCATGACGGGCATCCATCACCGCTGGGGCCTGCGGATCGGTCCGGTGCGGGCCGTCCTCGAGGTGGCGGTCCTCGCGATCGGCTGGGTGCTCGGCGGCCCCGTCGGCCTCGCCACCGTCGTCTACGCCCTCGGGATCGGCCCGATCGTGCACCTCGTCCTGCCCTGGGTCACGATCCCGGTGCATCCTGTGACCTCCCACGGCGCCGATAAGCTGGTGCCATGTTCGGACGCGGCAGACAGCAGCAGGCTCAGGTAGAGCACCTCCGGGGCGAGACCCGTCGGCTCGAGGCGCTGGTCGATCTCCTCGCCGAGCGCGCCGGGGTCGGGGCGGCGGAGCTCGAGCAGCTGCGCGCGGAGGCGGGTGCCGTCGGCGTGCCCGAGGAGTGCCGTCGCCTCGTCGCGCAGGGCGAGGTGATCCGGGCGATCAAGGTGTACCGCGAACGCACCGGCGCCGGACTCAAGGAGGCCAAGGACGCGATCGACCGGTACCGCGAGCGCGCCTGAGCCCCGCCGCTCGGCCCTGCGGCGGCCGGGCGGCTACCCTCGACGGGTGACCTCCTCGACCCCCTCCTCCGACCACAGCGCCGACGGGCACCTCGCCCGCTCCCTGGGCCACGGCCAGATGGCGATGATCGCCATGGGCTCGGCCCTCGGCACGGGCCTGTTCCTCGGCTCCGGCGAGGCGATCGGCATCGCCGGTCCCGCCGTGATCATCTCCTTCGCACTCGGCTCCCTGATCGCGGC is part of the Brachybacterium ginsengisoli genome and encodes:
- the rpsF gene encoding 30S ribosomal protein S6, with the protein product MRKYEMVVILDPSVDERTVTGTFEKLVQVIPTEGGTIDNVDVWGKRKFAYEIDKQSEGIYIVLTFTAKSSTAQELDRQLGLNESVLRTKIMRLDAA
- a CDS encoding single-stranded DNA-binding protein; its protein translation is MANDTVITVIGNLTADPELRFTQSGVAVASFTIASTPRTFDRQSNEWKDGEALFLRCSIWRDAAENVAESLEKGTRVVAQGRLKQRSFTDREGQNRTSIELDVDEIGPSLKYATAKPNKVQRGGGGGGGRGGFGGGAPQGGGNQGGYGNPGNQGGQGGYNNAPQGAPAADPWAGGGNQGGYDDPPF
- the rplI gene encoding 50S ribosomal protein L9 produces the protein MTSKLILTNEVTGLGAAGDVVDVKDGYARNFLLPRGLATPWTKGGQRQLDQIRAARGKRAIASIEDAQSLKASLESKPVVIAERAGQNGRLFGAVSSKEVAEGVKAVFDKDIDRRTVEFVSPIRSLGEHKATVRLHEDIFANLVIQVVAAKGAAAKA
- the rpsR gene encoding 30S ribosomal protein S18; the protein is MAKPVLRKPKKKQNPLKAAGLETVDYKDAALLRKFISDRGKIRARRVTGVSVQEQRKIAKAVKNAREIALLPYSTSGR
- a CDS encoding ribosomal L7/L12 family protein — translated: MFGRGRQQQAQVEHLRGETRRLEALVDLLAERAGVGAAELEQLRAEAGAVGVPEECRRLVAQGEVIRAIKVYRERTGAGLKEAKDAIDRYRERA
- the yczE gene encoding membrane protein YczE, whose translation is MPAPLQNLRLRDQLTVDRLPLRLLTLFLGLTGFGAGIALVLRAGLGAAPWDVLSVALSERTGLSIGTLTVITSFVVLLAWIPLRQQPGIGTLVNALWVGVAMDLTLAVVPPVEGLLPGLAMLAGGLLLNAVSDAVYIGAQLGPGPRDGLMTGIHHRWGLRIGPVRAVLEVAVLAIGWVLGGPVGLATVVYALGIGPIVHLVLPWVTIPVHPVTSHGADKLVPCSDAADSSRLR
- a CDS encoding transglycosylase domain-containing protein, encoding MSDSRRSSRGSSDRSRRSKNPTTGGARRAAGVRRASTPTSSASRNARAEASPKGTSRTARRSGAAGAASSKSSASAKRPTSRTSVRARHAGAAVAAATSGRGRKAAATNFLNYPRAGAKNPWRWIPSLRLIVGAMALMVLVGLAGVAWLYHDTEVPEPSDFALAQTSRVYYSDGETEMGSFSEVNRTELGADEIPDNIKHAVVASEDNTFYENRGVSPRGIVRAVVNNLAGGARQGGSTITMQYVERYYTGTETSYVGKAKEAIMALKIDQELSKDEIISRYLNTIYFGRGAYGVQEASQAYFGKDASELTDAEAALLVAVIPSPSTYDPANNPEKATSLWDRVITRQVAEDQMTEAEADALTFPKTVEPRSENSLGGPQGYLVMQIRNELLAQGFTEEEINTGGLKIVSTIDPAIQKNTVDAVDNLPEDRPENNRVGTVTLDPSTGAIRGMYGGPDYVTQSQNDATQSRMQAGSIFKTFTLIAALEEGYPLDSRWDGNSPKEFPDVPGGWEVNNFGDSSYGRVTLEEATARSINTAYAEANIEIGPKHTRDTAIKLGLPEKTPGLSAEPSNVLGSASPTVTEMAEVYATIASGGVHRDAYVVQTVTRPDGSTRYEHTSKETRAMDEDVATNATVALQGPPTIGSARSLQGVMDGRPVAGKTGTSESFRSAWFVGFTPQLVTAVGMFQPGDDGSEERLTPFGGVESMTGGSYPTDVWGDIMSTSLEGQEMIDFPEEVELDNETRERSYVPPPPPPPTTEAPQPTQEPEPTEEPSEEPSEEPSEEPSEEPSEEPSEEPSEEPSEEPSEEPSEEPSDTPTKKPSPKPTTDEENVQPTEKPTTEEQGAGGADAGVGQGKGRGGGNGGG
- a CDS encoding aminotransferase-like domain-containing protein, whose translation is MPVPPPPAPPLRTLLGPPPSRARARWLADRLLALTIEGRLPPGARLPSERLLAEELGFSRGTVVRALDDARDRGVLSSRQGSGRTVLAPSGRARPVESLTARARALPAGTVDLRATVLPPHPDLQSVTEEAVSEMIADPAWGSVPADGHPELVEAICAHYDRRGLPTDPAQVLVTTGAVSGLHLALRAVTAPGARVGTENPGYPNTARVITAARRRVVPIDVDVEHGDQLVRAVGSGGLEAAVLTADFHNPGGHLLGAEHRSRLLQAAARTGNTLVIDETLVGMAWRAEHLPPAPVAGHGARTLLVGSTSKSLWAGLRIGWIRGTAEMIDAISRIRIGVDLGAPPLEQRIAARLLVGDSPVPAQQAHIAANHEIATGMLRRHLSHWRWRDPAGGLSIWADATRRPAGELVTAAAERGVALSPGSLFSPTGTGWPHALRIPFSGRADDLRRALEVLAELDT